The genomic segment GGAAAGATGATTATGGAATATGTTATTGAAACGAGAAATCTTACAAAAGCCTACGGAACATCTACCGTTGTTGATAAGGTTAATATTCACGTTCCGAAAGGTAAAATTTATGGTTTGCTTGGCAGGAATGGTGCAGGTAAAACCACAATTATGAGCATGATATTAAAACTTACCACTCCCACAGATGGAAAAATAGAATTGTTCGGAAAGGATTGCAAACAAAGCTCAAAAGAAACTTATCACCGCATAGGCTCTATTATCGAAACACCTGGATTTTATGAGAATCTAACAGGTAAAGAGAATCTACAAATTTTGGAAAGGCTTAGAGGAGGACATAAAAAAGAAAGCGTACAAGCTGCCCTGCAAACTGTAGGACTTGAATATGAAACTAAAAAGACCTTTGGCAACTATTCTCTTGGCATGAAACAGCGTCTTGGAATAGCGGCTGCAGTTATGCATGAGCCAGAGCTTTTAATTTTAGACGAACCAATTAACGGACTTGATCCAGTAGGTATTGCCGTGGTGCGAAATTATTTGGAAACACTATGCCGTGAGAAAGGCACAACGATTCTGATTTCCAGCCATATTCTAAGCGAAATCGAGCAGCTTGCGGATATTATAGGTGTAATGAATGAGGGCAAGCTCATAGAAGAAGTAACAATGGAGCAGTTACATAAACGTAATCGCCAGTATATTGAATTTGCTGTATCCAAGCCATCCGTTGCTCTAAAGCTTTTAGAAACGTGCTATCAGATTACAGATTGTTCTGTACATGACAATACAATTAAAATTTATGATTGTACTCATAACTGTGGGGCAATCAATAAAACTTTTGTTGAAAATGGCCTATTGGTAACCAAGGTTAATCTAAGTAAAGAAAATTTAGAAGATTACTTTTCAGAACTAATTGGAGGTGGCGGTATTGCTTAATCTTATCTACTGTGAATTATTAAAATTAAGGCGTTCAAATATGCTACTTCTTAGTGTTTTAGGAGTGCTTTCCACACCGTGCATGATGCTGATAGAAGCACTACAAACACATTTTAAACATCCAGAATTGGCTTTTACATTATCTGACATATATAGCGACAGCCTGCTTTACATCATGCTACTAACAAATATGATGATTTATGTAGCGATTACCGCTTATTTATTCAGTAGGGAATACACAGAGAACAGTTTGAAAACCGTATTGCCAATACCTGTTTCAAGAACAGCATTTGTGCTTGGAAAATTTTGTGTCCTGTTTCTTTGGATCGTAATGCTAACCCTTGTTACATGGACGGGTATCCTTGTTTTATTAGGACTTTATCACATTTTCATAGGTATGGATGGCTATGATTTCATTGTTGCCAGTGAATGGCTTCTTAACTTTTTGATGAGTAGTGTGTTAATGTTTTTAACAATCTCGCCCTTTGCTTTTATTGCTGAAAAAACAAAGGGGTTGGTTGCACCAGTAGTTGCTTCCGCCGTGGCTGTTATGGGTAGTGCAGCTCTTTGTAATCAAGATTTTGGCGCACTATATCCCTGGTCAGCAACTTTCTTTTTGTTAAAAGGGAAAATAGAAAGTACCGGTTATCCAATTCTACTTTCGGTGGGTATTATTGTTTTCGTATCTGCAATTGGATTTCTTGCAACAGTTCACCATTTCAAAAGGGAGGATATAAAATAATGGAATTAGATTTTATAGAAATTTTTAATGAGCTATATCAAAAAACACGACTTTAAGGTGTTTGGATGGTATCGGATTGTGCTTGGGGTGATTTCATTGTTGTATTTTGGAATACGATAGAGTATGAGCATAATACTAATCCAACAAATTCCAGTTTATTAGTGACCTTATTAAATAAATAGCAGATTAAAATATCACATTATTCAAAATAATAAATGAGTAGTGTGATTTTTTTATTTCTTCAATACTTAGATAAAATGTATATTTGATGTAGTAAATAAACACACGTTCTTGAAAATTGAATAATACCATATTGGGATAATATGGTACAATAAAGATATAATTATGTAAATTGGGTAATAAAGGTAATTTGCGGAAAGGCAATAGAAACAAAGGATCTAAAAGAAAAAAGGATTATGCTTGAGGAATGTCCTATTCTCTCTAAAAGATTTGATTCTGAAGCTTGTGAATATTTTGCTTTATTTAAAATTATAAATATGGAATCTTATCTGTGTACCGATATGGGAATGAGTAAAATTGTCTTCTAAATAGTCAATTTTTTGATAATTTTGTGTTGTTGGACGACAGTTTAGATAATATGGAGTACACTTATGATAAAAATGGCAATTCATATCCGACAAAACCTACGCCAAGACATAAAATGGAGGGGGAGATTATATTAGAAAAAAATTTATTATTATTTTTTTTAGTATATTAATATTATTATTAATTTTTTTAAATTTTTATTATAAAACTACTGATTTAAATGAATTAATAGTACAAAATTATGACATACAAGGTGTAGATAGTTTAAAATGTAATTCATCTTCTGATGATTTTGAAAGTTTTATTGATGATAAAGAAAAAATTAATGAGTTTTTTAACTTTTTTTCTACTGTAAAAGTTAAAGAATATAATAATGCTTTATCTAAAGATTCAAAAGGTTTTCTTTTAATAAAATTTTATCAGAAGAAAACCTTAGTTTTTAGTATTTTTATTTTTGATGAAAATAATATTGCAATTATGAATCTTTCAAATGATTCTATTAAATACTATAAAGTA from the Clostridium cagae genome contains:
- a CDS encoding ABC transporter permease, whose product is MAVLLNLIYCELLKLRRSNMLLLSVLGVLSTPCMMLIEALQTHFKHPELAFTLSDIYSDSLLYIMLLTNMMIYVAITAYLFSREYTENSLKTVLPIPVSRTAFVLGKFCVLFLWIVMLTLVTWTGILVLLGLYHIFIGMDGYDFIVASEWLLNFLMSSVLMFLTISPFAFIAEKTKGLVAPVVASAVAVMGSAALCNQDFGALYPWSATFFLLKGKIESTGYPILLSVGIIVFVSAIGFLATVHHFKREDIK
- a CDS encoding ABC transporter ATP-binding protein; this encodes MMEYVIETRNLTKAYGTSTVVDKVNIHVPKGKIYGLLGRNGAGKTTIMSMILKLTTPTDGKIELFGKDCKQSSKETYHRIGSIIETPGFYENLTGKENLQILERLRGGHKKESVQAALQTVGLEYETKKTFGNYSLGMKQRLGIAAAVMHEPELLILDEPINGLDPVGIAVVRNYLETLCREKGTTILISSHILSEIEQLADIIGVMNEGKLIEEVTMEQLHKRNRQYIEFAVSKPSVALKLLETCYQITDCSVHDNTIKIYDCTHNCGAINKTFVENGLLVTKVNLSKENLEDYFSELIGGGGIA